In Helicobacter ibis, a genomic segment contains:
- a CDS encoding gamma-glutamyl-CDP-amidate hydrolase codes for MFIAISQRLMENSSYVELREGLALDWGIFFRKYLRDYLPLPLSYEIEFNRYIPYVSGVILSGGNDLSTIDDSRINNKRDSYESKIIEECIEHKIPLLGICHGAQIISYYFSSSFERQSGHVGNHKIMVDNKEYEVNSYHNYCITKLGDELEALAKIDCSIEAFRHKQHDIYAIMWHIERECGMQYRDVFDIWFKKVKERVCK; via the coding sequence ATGTTTATAGCAATTTCACAAAGATTAATGGAAAATTCATCTTATGTGGAACTAAGAGAGGGCTTGGCATTAGATTGGGGAATATTTTTTAGAAAATATTTAAGAGATTATTTGCCGTTACCACTAAGCTATGAGATAGAGTTTAATAGATATATTCCTTATGTAAGTGGAGTTATTTTAAGTGGTGGTAATGATTTATCAACCATTGATGATAGTAGAATAAATAATAAACGAGACTCTTATGAATCTAAAATCATTGAAGAATGTATAGAACACAAAATACCACTTCTTGGTATATGTCATGGAGCACAGATTATTTCTTATTATTTTTCTTCTAGTTTTGAGAGGCAAAGTGGGCATGTTGGTAATCATAAAATAATGGTGGATAATAAAGAATATGAGGTAAATTCATATCACAATTATTGTATAACCAAGCTTGGAGATGAACTAGAAGCTTTGGCTAAGATTGATTGTAGCATTGAGGCTTTCAGACACAAGCAACATGATATATATGCTATAATGTGGCACATAGAGAGGGAGTGTGGTATGCAATATAGAGATGTTTTTGATATATGGTTTAAAAAAGTAAAGGAGAGAGTATGCAAATAA
- a CDS encoding phosphocholine cytidylyltransferase family protein, which yields MKALILAAGFGSRLLPLTENNPKCMVEYNGRKIIDYEIEALKKAGICEVAVVGGYLFDTLKSYLHKFDIAAFYENKKYDKTNMVSTMFCAREFLESCISTKSDLIISYADIVYFSDTISKLKDSIGELNIVVDKAWRSLWERRFANPLDDAESLKIKNGKIVELGKKASSYDDIEGQYTGLFKMSYKFLSDVVKFYDSLNRYDMYDGKDFDNMYMTSFLQRIIDKYNNANPVFIEGNWCEIDFKSDLEIVINGK from the coding sequence ATGAAAGCATTGATATTAGCTGCTGGATTTGGCTCTAGACTTCTGCCTTTGACAGAAAATAATCCAAAATGTATGGTTGAGTATAATGGTAGGAAAATAATAGATTATGAAATAGAGGCTTTAAAGAAGGCTGGTATTTGTGAGGTTGCCGTTGTTGGTGGATATTTATTTGATACTTTAAAGAGTTATTTGCATAAATTTGACATTGCTGCATTTTATGAAAACAAAAAATACGATAAGACAAATATGGTTAGCACAATGTTTTGTGCTAGAGAGTTTTTGGAATCTTGCATTAGCACTAAGAGTGATTTAATTATCTCATATGCAGATATTGTGTATTTTAGCGATACTATATCTAAGTTAAAAGATTCTATTGGAGAGCTAAATATCGTTGTTGATAAAGCTTGGAGAAGCTTGTGGGAGAGACGATTTGCTAATCCATTAGATGATGCTGAGAGTTTAAAGATTAAAAATGGAAAAATAGTAGAATTAGGCAAGAAAGCAAGTAGCTATGATGATATAGAAGGGCAATATACAGGGCTTTTTAAAATGTCTTATAAATTTTTAAGTGATGTTGTTAAGTTTTATGATTCTCTAAATCGCTATGATATGTATGATGGAAAAGATTTTGATAATATGTATATGACTAGCTTTTTGCAAAGAATTATAGATAAATACAATAATGCAAACCCGGTGTTTATAGAGGGTAATTGGTGTGAAATTGATTTTAAGAGTGATTTGGAGATTGTTATAAATGGAAAATAA
- a CDS encoding biotin synthase: protein MKDIFLCTISNVSSGSCAEDCAYCTQSAKFNADIDRYKLKPLEQILHEAKVASENGALGFCLVTSGRNLDDKRVEYISKVARAILDSGLHLHLIGCNGIATKEALKELKDSGIASYNHNLEASKGFFPNICTTHSWEERYETCENALEVGLGLCSGGIFGMGETWQDRTDLLYALQTLNPHSSPVNFFMPNGALPLSKEILSRQEALECVRLAREYLPNARLMIAGGRELVFGDNQKELFECGINAVVLGDYLTTKGNTPKDEVERIKSYGYSIATSCE, encoded by the coding sequence ATGAAAGATATTTTTTTATGCACAATATCAAATGTTTCTAGTGGGTCTTGTGCTGAAGATTGCGCGTATTGCACACAGAGTGCTAAATTTAACGCTGATATAGATAGATATAAATTAAAACCATTGGAGCAAATATTGCATGAAGCAAAGGTTGCTAGTGAAAATGGTGCTTTGGGATTCTGCCTTGTAACTAGTGGTAGAAATTTAGATGATAAAAGGGTGGAATATATAAGCAAGGTTGCAAGGGCAATTTTGGATTCTGGGCTACATTTACACCTAATTGGCTGTAATGGAATTGCTACTAAAGAAGCATTAAAAGAGCTAAAAGATTCTGGCATTGCAAGCTATAATCATAACCTTGAGGCTTCTAAGGGATTTTTCCCAAATATATGCACAACTCATAGCTGGGAAGAAAGATATGAAACTTGTGAGAATGCATTAGAAGTTGGGCTTGGGTTATGCAGTGGTGGAATTTTTGGAATGGGAGAAACTTGGCAGGATAGAACGGATTTATTGTATGCTTTGCAAACCTTAAATCCACATAGCTCTCCTGTGAATTTCTTTATGCCAAATGGTGCATTGCCATTAAGCAAGGAGATTTTGAGTAGACAAGAGGCATTGGAGTGTGTTAGATTAGCTAGGGAATACTTACCAAATGCTAGACTTATGATAGCTGGTGGGAGGGAGCTTGTCTTTGGAGATAATCAAAAAGAATTATTTGAATGTGGCATAAATGCTGTTGTGCTTGGTGATTATCTAACAACTAAGGGAAATACTCCAAAAGATGAGGTAGAGAGAATCAAAAGTTATGGATATAGTATTGCAACTAGTTGCGAGTGA
- a CDS encoding YihY family inner membrane protein, with product MEVVIDIKSKIYLLLRYLYAFLRGDLLYFAASLSFYTIFALLPMLLIVFSIVASLPEFSKYLEHFKNLVVTNFIPTHSDVFLGYIDSFLKNSLKLGGMGLLYAFITSILFFRNYQFIASKIFHSNARGFWDSLSVYWTCMTLFPIGILFSMYFSAKAYIYLDSLGYTKLFSFLYTLLPYFITWILFFILFKISANTKISTKNTITSSLVTAVLWSLCKHGFVYYVFYNKAYLTLYGSFSIVLFLFIWVYLSWTILLFGMGLSRGINEVFIKEMEDT from the coding sequence ATGGAAGTTGTAATTGATATAAAAAGTAAAATTTATCTGTTATTGCGATATTTGTATGCGTTTTTAAGGGGAGATTTGCTGTATTTTGCAGCAAGTCTTAGTTTTTATACTATTTTTGCCCTATTGCCAATGCTTTTAATAGTTTTTTCAATAGTTGCTTCATTGCCTGAATTTAGCAAGTATTTAGAGCATTTTAAAAATTTAGTTGTTACAAATTTTATACCTACTCATTCTGATGTATTTTTAGGATATATTGATAGTTTTTTAAAAAACTCGTTGAAGCTTGGTGGAATGGGGCTTTTGTATGCATTTATAACTTCAATTTTATTTTTTAGAAACTATCAATTTATAGCTTCTAAGATTTTTCATTCTAATGCTAGAGGCTTTTGGGATTCATTGTCTGTGTATTGGACTTGTATGACGCTTTTTCCTATTGGTATTTTATTTTCTATGTATTTTAGTGCTAAGGCTTATATTTATTTAGATTCTCTTGGATATACGAAATTATTTAGTTTTTTATACACATTGCTTCCATATTTTATTACTTGGATTTTATTTTTTATTTTGTTTAAGATTTCTGCAAACACCAAAATTAGCACGAAAAATACAATTACAAGCTCTCTTGTTACTGCAGTTTTATGGTCATTGTGTAAGCATGGCTTTGTGTATTATGTGTTTTATAACAAAGCATATTTAACTCTTTATGGTTCTTTTAGTATAGTGCTTTTTTTGTTTATTTGGGTTTATCTTTCATGGACTATTTTGTTGTTTGGAATGGGGCTTAGCAGAGGAATTAACGAAGTATTTATAAAAGAAATGGAAGATACATAA
- a CDS encoding CDP-glycerol glycerophosphotransferase family protein: protein MTAQDRVDFYSKELKQKIQSVLKKDKKNIVVMCFYDTYRSQYGTLLKKLRKKYNVIAIVPQMLHDDLEKSVNEVIVAYWRFFDNNITYYFYLDIDGIDLILTADGVGYENGKIDREFLNKNVKKMYIPHSLLLPTASSDSFMDYIIIPTTISKDGYEKAGNKAKLLECGYPKLDFAISNYKHESKNIISYISTLKFVSSNDLKTTNLVAGFESSILEWLLENTSYNISYRAHPMNSKNNHIIYSLIKKKYENNKRISIDMTDGNVFCNFSDFIITDYSTSAFTYSFSTLRPSFCIAPYNNIPVYNESFQKIGGLASNFKQLGEMIENIDFESYKQKIQEFRDEILFNPLKSSDYICEQIDKILAGE, encoded by the coding sequence ATGACTGCACAAGATAGAGTAGATTTTTATAGTAAAGAATTAAAGCAAAAAATACAGAGTGTCTTAAAAAAAGATAAGAAAAATATTGTTGTTATGTGTTTTTATGATACATATAGAAGTCAATATGGTACTTTACTAAAAAAGTTAAGAAAAAAATATAATGTAATAGCAATAGTGCCTCAAATGTTGCATGATGATCTAGAAAAAAGCGTAAATGAAGTTATTGTAGCTTATTGGAGGTTTTTTGATAATAATATAACCTATTATTTTTATTTAGATATTGATGGAATTGATTTGATACTTACTGCTGATGGTGTTGGATATGAAAACGGGAAAATTGATAGAGAGTTTTTGAATAAGAATGTTAAAAAAATGTATATACCACATTCTTTATTGTTGCCAACTGCCTCTAGTGATAGTTTTATGGATTATATAATTATCCCAACAACTATATCTAAGGATGGATATGAAAAAGCTGGTAATAAAGCAAAACTACTAGAATGTGGATATCCAAAGCTAGATTTTGCAATTTCAAATTATAAACATGAATCTAAAAATATCATTTCTTATATATCTACTTTGAAGTTTGTTAGTTCAAATGATTTAAAAACCACAAACTTGGTAGCTGGATTTGAAAGCTCTATTTTAGAATGGTTACTTGAAAATACTAGTTATAACATAAGTTATAGAGCACATCCTATGAATTCAAAGAACAATCACATAATATATTCACTAATAAAGAAGAAGTATGAAAATAACAAAAGAATCTCTATTGATATGACAGATGGAAATGTGTTTTGTAATTTTAGTGATTTTATCATTACAGATTATAGCACTAGTGCCTTTACTTATAGTTTTAGCACCCTTAGACCTTCATTTTGCATTGCACCATACAATAATATACCAGTGTATAATGAAAGTTTTCAAAAAATTGGTGGGCTTGCTAGTAATTTTAAGCAATTAGGAGAAATGATAGAAAATATAGACTTTGAATCTTACAAGCAAAAAATCCAAGAATTTAGAGATGAAATATTGTTTAATCCACTAAAGTCTAGTGATTACATATGTGAGCAAATAGATAAGATATTAGCAGGTGAATAA
- a CDS encoding 3'(2'),5'-bisphosphate nucleotidase CysQ family protein yields MENNIEMLYKVAQIAIRAGFITMKYYGNCTYDLKSDDSPLTKADLESNEYITDSLQEFGYKICSEEAILEYEQRKNLDYYWLIDPLDGTKDFLAKNGGFTINIALIHKNRPILGVVYAPAFYELYFALSGHGAYMMNVENSNSIEFIKSNKIKLNGDRIVKDDSLLACDSVFHSTEETLEFFKKYNLKTLKCGSSLKVCSLAAGKADLYPRFNGTSEWDMAACDVILEESGGVMLDCVSKEKLKYNKESIRNNYFIAFARTQIGKEIYNDFLKS; encoded by the coding sequence ATGGAAAATAATATAGAAATGTTATATAAAGTTGCACAAATTGCAATTAGAGCTGGATTTATAACTATGAAATATTATGGGAATTGCACATATGATTTAAAGAGTGATGATTCCCCTCTTACTAAAGCTGATTTGGAATCTAATGAATATATTACAGATTCTTTGCAAGAGTTTGGATATAAGATATGTTCTGAAGAGGCTATTTTGGAGTATGAACAAAGAAAAAATCTAGATTATTATTGGCTTATAGATCCACTAGATGGCACTAAGGATTTTCTGGCTAAAAATGGTGGCTTTACTATAAATATAGCATTGATACATAAGAATAGACCCATTTTAGGGGTTGTGTATGCACCTGCATTTTATGAGTTGTATTTTGCATTAAGTGGTCATGGTGCGTATATGATGAATGTAGAAAATAGCAATAGTATTGAATTTATAAAGAGTAATAAAATAAAGCTAAATGGCGATAGAATAGTAAAAGATGATAGTCTTTTGGCTTGTGATTCTGTTTTTCATAGCACAGAGGAGACTTTAGAGTTTTTTAAAAAATATAATTTAAAAACACTCAAGTGTGGTTCTTCTTTAAAGGTGTGTTCTCTTGCAGCTGGTAAGGCTGATTTATATCCTAGATTCAATGGCACAAGCGAGTGGGATATGGCAGCATGTGATGTGATATTAGAAGAATCTGGTGGTGTTATGCTAGATTGTGTTAGCAAAGAGAAGCTAAAATATAACAAAGAAAGCATAAGAAATAACTATTTTATCGCATTTGCACGCACACAAATTGGCAAAGAAATATACAATGATTTTCTAAAATCTTAA
- a CDS encoding pyridoxamine 5'-phosphate oxidase family protein, producing the protein MTNEILEFLDKYPTFLATLGTCGNPRVRPFHSPLYMDNKLYFCTAKDKNLYKHISNHSGIELSSCNNDGSAWLRIRGNAKFSDDLKVKEAMFNKYELVKNIYKDIHNPNFAVFYLENISVNLRDFNGKNELIKE; encoded by the coding sequence ATGACTAATGAAATTTTAGAATTTTTGGATAAATATCCTACATTTTTAGCAACTCTTGGAACATGCGGGAATCCTAGGGTAAGACCTTTTCACTCTCCATTATATATGGATAATAAATTATATTTCTGTACTGCAAAGGATAAGAATCTATATAAGCATATAAGCAATCATAGTGGCATTGAGCTATCATCTTGCAATAATGATGGGAGTGCATGGCTTAGAATAAGAGGTAATGCAAAATTTAGTGATGATTTAAAAGTAAAAGAGGCCATGTTTAATAAATATGAGTTGGTAAAGAATATATACAAAGATATTCATAATCCTAATTTTGCTGTATTTTATTTAGAAAATATTAGTGTGAATCTTAGGGATTTTAATGGTAAAAATGAGCTAATAAAGGAATAG
- the topA gene encoding type I DNA topoisomerase produces the protein MKNLIIVESPTKAKTIKQFLGKDYEVIASKGHIRDLPKRTMGIKYEAGEFIPEYTIDSDHKSIVDELIKLTKKSKAVYIATDEDREGEAIGYHIAVAIGKKPDLLPRIVFHEITKSAILDSLKSPRHIDMDKVNAQQARRLLDRLVGYNLSPLISSKIQRGLSAGRVQSSALKIIVDREKEILNFKPITYYTIDTIMLPSTPFELVEYNGEKIQKLSLQDKKEANCIVESIKNSKFSIINIENKKKKSATPPPFMTSTLQQSASSILGFSPSRTMQNAQRLYEGVMTHKGTMGVITYMRTDSLNIAKVAQDEARSLIKKQYGDKYVPQKPKIYTTKSKGAQEAHEAIRPTLLEFTPEIATQYLKNDELRLYSLIYKRFLASQMTDAEFDSQNIFIASDNAKLKASGRKLVFDGFYKVLGNEDKDNILPNFKVGEILELKECKAVKHETEPPARFSEASMIKTLESLGIGRPSTYAPTITLLSNRDYISIEKKQIKPQEIAFKVVELLEEHFFEIVDSKFTANLEEKLDDIADGKQDWQELLCRFYEPFIDKIKSGKTSIKSQKLALPTGEECPMCGKELVKRSSRYGEFVGCSGYPKCKFIKKEEKQETAKEVESFGECEKCGLPMIKKVGRNGEFIACSGYPKCKNTKTLTKQESLDIKCPKCGGEILQRRSKRGMFYGCANYPKCDFISNFKPTNKKCPKCDFLMASRTYRGKEVYECISCKERIIKEEND, from the coding sequence GTGAAAAATTTAATAATAGTTGAATCTCCAACAAAAGCAAAAACAATTAAGCAGTTTTTGGGCAAAGATTATGAGGTTATTGCTTCAAAAGGGCATATTAGGGATTTGCCAAAAAGAACGATGGGAATTAAATATGAAGCAGGAGAGTTTATACCTGAATATACCATTGATAGCGACCATAAAAGCATAGTTGATGAGCTAATAAAGCTAACTAAAAAATCTAAAGCAGTCTATATCGCAACTGATGAGGATAGAGAAGGTGAAGCAATAGGCTATCATATAGCAGTTGCAATAGGTAAGAAGCCAGATTTATTGCCTAGAATCGTATTTCACGAGATTACAAAAAGTGCTATTTTAGATTCATTAAAGTCTCCTAGACATATAGATATGGATAAAGTTAATGCACAACAAGCAAGAAGGCTCTTAGATAGGCTTGTGGGATATAATTTAAGCCCACTTATCTCAAGCAAGATTCAAAGAGGATTAAGTGCTGGTAGGGTGCAAAGTAGTGCATTAAAAATAATAGTAGATAGAGAAAAAGAAATACTAAATTTTAAGCCAATAACATACTATACAATTGATACTATAATGTTGCCAAGCACACCCTTTGAGCTAGTAGAATATAATGGAGAAAAGATTCAAAAGCTATCTTTGCAAGATAAAAAAGAGGCTAATTGCATTGTAGAATCCATAAAAAATTCAAAGTTTAGCATTATAAATATAGAAAACAAAAAGAAAAAATCCGCAACTCCACCGCCTTTTATGACTTCTACTTTGCAACAAAGTGCAAGTTCTATTTTGGGATTCTCACCATCTCGCACAATGCAGAATGCACAGAGATTGTATGAGGGGGTTATGACGCACAAGGGGACCATGGGCGTTATTACTTATATGAGAACAGATAGTCTAAATATAGCTAAAGTAGCACAAGATGAGGCTAGAAGCTTGATTAAAAAGCAATATGGAGATAAATATGTCCCTCAAAAGCCAAAAATATATACCACAAAAAGCAAAGGAGCACAAGAAGCACACGAGGCGATTCGTCCGACATTACTTGAATTTACACCAGAAATAGCAACACAATATTTAAAGAATGATGAATTAAGATTGTATAGTTTGATTTATAAGAGATTCTTGGCTTCTCAAATGACTGATGCAGAATTTGATTCTCAAAATATTTTTATTGCAAGTGATAATGCAAAGCTTAAAGCAAGTGGTAGGAAGTTGGTTTTTGATGGCTTTTATAAGGTGCTTGGCAATGAAGATAAGGATAATATCTTGCCAAATTTCAAAGTTGGTGAGATATTAGAGTTAAAAGAGTGCAAAGCAGTTAAGCATGAAACAGAACCTCCTGCTAGATTTTCAGAAGCAAGTATGATAAAAACCCTAGAATCTTTAGGTATAGGTCGCCCAAGCACATATGCACCTACTATTACTCTACTAAGCAATAGAGATTATATAAGCATAGAAAAAAAGCAAATAAAACCACAAGAGATAGCATTTAAGGTAGTCGAGCTACTAGAAGAGCATTTTTTCGAGATTGTAGATTCTAAATTTACTGCTAATTTAGAAGAAAAGTTAGATGATATAGCAGATGGTAAACAAGATTGGCAAGAATTATTATGTAGATTCTATGAGCCATTTATAGATAAGATAAAATCAGGCAAAACAAGTATAAAAAGTCAAAAATTAGCACTGCCAACTGGTGAGGAATGCCCAATGTGTGGTAAGGAGCTAGTTAAAAGAAGTAGTAGATATGGAGAGTTTGTAGGTTGTAGCGGATATCCAAAGTGCAAGTTTATCAAAAAGGAAGAAAAACAAGAAACTGCAAAAGAAGTAGAAAGCTTTGGCGAGTGCGAAAAATGCGGACTTCCTATGATTAAGAAAGTTGGTAGAAATGGTGAGTTTATCGCATGTAGTGGATATCCTAAATGCAAAAATACAAAAACACTAACAAAGCAAGAATCTTTGGATATCAAATGCCCTAAATGTGGTGGTGAAATATTACAAAGAAGAAGCAAGAGAGGAATGTTTTATGGTTGTGCAAATTACCCTAAATGCGACTTTATTTCAAACTTTAAGCCAACTAATAAAAAATGTCCAAAGTGCGACTTTTTAATGGCTAGTAGGACATATAGGGGCAAGGAAGTGTATGAATGTATATCATGTAAGGAAAGAATAATAAAGGAAGAAAATGACTAA
- a CDS encoding PEP-utilizing enzyme, producing MMSVKFASKAQNLKNLQSILKSGEILPLLITNLKEVESDFELLKDKILKLGDKFIVRSSSKSEDSKIESNAGAFLSIANVREENLKEALKKVADSMPNFDDEILVQTMLDDIEICGVAFSVDKDNFAPYFCIQYDTSGSNSAITDGSSNDIVSYFHYRNSKPPKNENLKKIIEMILELESLYEYKALDIEFAISKGKLYCFQVRPLVMENKENLFNALPLEALERLEKRFVSLQKATPDVFGDRAIFGVMPDWNPAEIIGLKPKRLALSLYKEIVTDNIWAYQRDNYGYLNLRSHPLMHSFLGIPYIDVRLSFNSFIPKSLDKNIANKLVNYYLDKLSKSPHLHDKIEFDIVFSCYDFNTPKKLEQLLQHGFNENEIKRLEFSLLNLTNLIIKHKKGLYLKDIKKIKKLVFYYDEILNSNLSNIDKIYWLLESTKRYGTLPFAGIARAGFIAISLLNSLVEIGFFSIDEKNTFLNSLNTISKKLSNYDLKDKEGFLRDFGHLRAGTYNILSPRYDEAFSEYFSDVKVIKNSHVEFSIADDRKAKLEEILSENGLSMNVDEFFKFLKVAIEGREYAKFEFTKLLSMALKLIGELGEYYGIDKEDMAHLDIKNILTLYSSLYSKSPKNRFLDEIKRHKEEYELTLALKLPQLLRDSSEIFGFFSQMVLPNFISQKCISANVAKENDTNLDGKIVLIYAADPGYDYLFTKNIAGFITCYGGANSHMAIRASELGMPAVIGVGEESFKKYLQATNITIDCQSEQIICL from the coding sequence ATGATGAGTGTTAAATTTGCCTCAAAAGCACAGAATCTAAAAAATCTACAAAGCATTTTAAAGAGTGGAGAAATTTTGCCACTTTTGATTACTAATCTAAAAGAAGTAGAAAGTGATTTTGAATTATTAAAAGATAAAATCTTAAAGCTTGGAGATAAATTTATAGTTCGTAGTTCATCAAAAAGTGAGGATAGCAAGATAGAGTCAAATGCTGGTGCATTTTTAAGTATAGCAAATGTAAGAGAGGAGAATCTAAAAGAAGCATTAAAAAAAGTTGCAGATTCTATGCCAAATTTTGATGATGAGATTCTTGTTCAAACAATGCTTGATGATATAGAAATATGTGGAGTCGCATTTAGTGTAGATAAAGATAATTTTGCACCATATTTTTGCATACAATATGATACTAGTGGGTCAAATAGTGCAATAACAGATGGTAGTAGCAACGATATTGTTAGCTATTTTCATTATCGAAATTCTAAGCCTCCAAAGAATGAAAATTTAAAAAAAATAATAGAAATGATATTAGAGCTTGAATCTCTATATGAATATAAGGCATTAGATATAGAGTTTGCCATATCTAAAGGAAAGCTTTATTGTTTTCAAGTGCGTCCATTGGTAATGGAGAATAAGGAAAATTTATTTAATGCATTACCACTAGAAGCACTAGAGAGGCTCGAGAAGCGATTTGTAAGCCTACAAAAAGCCACACCTGATGTCTTTGGAGATAGGGCTATTTTTGGCGTTATGCCTGATTGGAATCCAGCAGAAATAATAGGGCTAAAGCCAAAAAGATTAGCATTAAGTCTCTATAAAGAAATTGTCACTGATAATATTTGGGCATATCAAAGGGATAATTATGGATATTTAAATTTACGATCTCACCCACTTATGCATTCATTCTTAGGGATTCCATATATTGATGTTAGACTTTCTTTTAATTCTTTTATCCCAAAAAGTTTAGATAAAAATATTGCCAATAAACTTGTGAATTATTATTTGGATAAACTTTCCAAATCCCCACATTTACATGATAAGATAGAGTTTGATATTGTATTTTCATGCTATGACTTTAATACCCCTAAGAAATTAGAGCAATTATTACAACACGGATTTAATGAAAATGAAATTAAAAGACTAGAGTTTTCACTGCTAAATCTTACAAATTTAATAATTAAGCACAAAAAGGGTTTATATTTAAAAGATATAAAAAAGATAAAAAAATTAGTTTTTTATTATGATGAAATTTTAAATTCTAATCTTTCAAATATTGATAAGATTTATTGGCTTTTAGAATCAACAAAGAGATATGGAACTTTACCATTTGCTGGGATTGCTAGGGCAGGGTTTATTGCTATTTCTTTACTTAATTCTTTGGTCGAGATTGGATTTTTTAGTATTGATGAAAAGAATACTTTTTTGAATTCTCTAAATACAATTAGTAAAAAGTTGAGTAATTATGATTTAAAAGATAAAGAAGGGTTTTTAAGAGACTTTGGTCATTTAAGAGCGGGGACTTATAATATTTTATCTCCTAGATATGATGAGGCTTTTAGTGAGTATTTTAGTGATGTTAAAGTGATTAAGAATAGTCATGTTGAGTTTAGTATCGCTGATGACAGAAAAGCAAAACTAGAAGAAATATTAAGTGAAAATGGTCTTAGCATGAATGTAGATGAGTTTTTTAAATTTTTAAAAGTAGCCATTGAAGGTAGGGAATATGCAAAGTTTGAATTTACAAAGTTACTGTCAATGGCATTAAAGCTAATAGGTGAGCTTGGTGAATATTATGGAATAGATAAGGAGGATATGGCACATCTTGATATTAAAAATATCTTAACTTTATATTCTTCGCTATATTCTAAAAGCCCAAAGAATAGATTCTTAGATGAGATTAAAAGACATAAAGAAGAATATGAGCTAACTTTAGCATTAAAATTGCCACAACTCTTAAGGGATAGTAGCGAGATTTTTGGATTCTTTAGCCAAATGGTGTTGCCAAATTTTATATCACAAAAATGTATAAGTGCAAATGTTGCAAAAGAAAATGATACTAATTTAGATGGTAAAATAGTGCTTATTTATGCTGCAGACCCCGGATATGATTATTTATTTACAAAAAATATAGCAGGATTTATAACTTGCTATGGAGGGGCAAACTCTCATATGGCAATTCGCGCATCAGAACTTGGTATGCCAGCTGTAATAGGTGTAGGAGAGGAATCTTTTAAGAAATATTTACAAGCAACCAATATTACTATTGATTGTCAAAGTGAGCAAATTATATGTTTATAG